Proteins encoded together in one Temnothorax longispinosus isolate EJ_2023e chromosome 5, Tlon_JGU_v1, whole genome shotgun sequence window:
- the Spz4 gene encoding protein spaetzle 4 isoform X2, which produces MKAACLHAVIALQLTRCQSGGGGGGGGPSTFGYDASSACSKPYSRAGRAHHEDLPCDFRQQNWCTIAGSSYPWHAVRRFVQENQGLMRRMYGDENYISVLRTEFEKNDIELKYDEYYHHFADDLRQFQYDDDYEFIDDDRAKDNEYEGRGFTSRSFNDPIAKRMNKFSKLSEYTRPHFRPTERTTSSTTPPSTTTTSSTSSSTSTSATTLVTSSSTTPVSTSIVTSIEEVKTQTSATSTSSKFSNITTKVADSDSVVNSTTTTTTMTMSTSTSPSVTVAQIVKEQNFSINEIPGQNDRIDEELEEPEPEVVAYSEKTTIEDTTLEPAGTTRSIPTESLVDQEEEEEEETLGAATKTTVHEELIIAASHEQQQQFRPRPEYRPSGMAETSTNTGGQLYQDVAKDQQEQPVLKLRGVNACPVKEEVVAPFWANNTRGEVLALLNLYPFEQYVHWEKCTHENKQMYCRDGCRCEQQYRLHRLLAYDPNNECRGIFSDWFKFPSCCVCRCYDLPLEFRVTSRSPRTSHKRRIKVQSPTRNRYP; this is translated from the exons ATGAAAGCGGCCTGCTTGCACGCG GTGATTGCATTGCAGCTGACGAGATGCCAGagcggcggtggtggcggcggcggcgggccGAGCACGTTCGGATACGACGCTTCCTCGGCTTGCAGCAAACCGTACTCGCGCGCTGGACGCGCGCACCACGAGGATTTACCCTGTGACTTTCGCCAACAGAACTGGTGCACGATCGCCGGTAGCTCTTATCCTTG GCATGCGGTACGCCGATTTGTGCAAGAGAATCAGGGGTTGATGAGACGCATGTATGGGGACGAGAATTACATCAGTGTTCTCCGAACGGAATTCGAGAAGAACGATATCGAGCTAAAATACGACGAGTATTATCATCATTTCGCCGACGATCTGAG ACAATTCCAATATGACGATGATTACGAATTTATCGACGACGATCGGGCAAAGGATAACGAGTATGAAGGTCGCGGATTCACCAGTCGCTCCTTCAACGATCCTATCGCCAAGCGAATGAATAAGTTCTCGAAGCTCAGCGAGTACACCAGGCCGCATTTCAGGCCCACCGAACGTACAACTAGTTCGACCACCCCTCCGAGCACGACGACTACGTCTTCAACTTCGTCTTCGACGTCGACCAGCGCCACGACTCTCGTTACGTCGTCCTCAACGACGCCCGTGTCTACTTCTATCGTTACGAGCATAGAGGAGGTCAAGACTCAAACCTCCGCAACGTCAACTTCCTCAAAGTTTTCGAACATCACTACCAAGGTTGCGGATAGTGATTCTGTGGTGAATAGCACGACAActacgacgacgatgacgatgtcGACATCGACATCGCCGAGCGTTACCGTGGCTCAGATCGTCAAGGAACAAAATTTCAgcattaacgagattcccggGCAGAACGATAGGATCGATGAGGAGTTGGAGGAACCAGAACCAGAAGTGGTAGCGTATTCAGAGAAAACGACGATCGAAGACACAACTTTGGAACCAGCTGGAACGACGAGGAGTATCCCTACGGAATCGCTGGTTGAtcaggaagaggaggaggaggaagaaacgCTTGGCGCTGCTACAAAGACTACAGTACATGAAGAACTAATAATCGCAGCGAGTCATGAGCAACAGCAACAGTTCAGACCACGTCCTGAGTATCGGCCTTCGGGCATGGCTGAGACATCGACAAATACTGGAGGACAGCTTTATCAAGATGTAGCGAAGGATCAGCAGGAGCAGCCGGTGCTGAAGCTTAGAGGAGT GAACGCCTGTCCCGTCAAGGAGGAAGTGGTAGCGCCGTTTTGGGCCAATAATACTCGCGGCGAGGTCTTGGCCCTCCTCAATCTGTATCCCTTCGAGCAATATGTCCATTGGGAGAAGTGCAC ACACGAGAACAAGCAAATGTATTGCCGGGATGGATGCAGATGCGAGCAGCAGTATCGGCTGCATCGGCTGTTGGCTTACGACCCCAACAACGAGTGCCGCGGCATTTTCAGCGACTGGTTCAAGTTTCCCAGCTGTTGCGTCTGCCGTTGCTATGATCTGCCATTGGAATTTCGGGTGACGTCGCGTTCACCGCGCACCTCGCACAAACGACGAATCAAGGTGCAATCGCCAACGCGGAACCGTTACCCGTGA
- the Dlg5 gene encoding disks large homolog 5, which translates to MASGASSLDSAGSSDGALNMEGDSGSYGSVGSPVGGPECRSDYDGLQAQCDQAMHQLQLLRHKHSDTIRRCEITMKELEYYRGQHIAVMNQLEATSQESSSLRAKYGDLANDKQRLDREVQALQKELSELQRMQNQEVLVADATGNDAMNQHYLSALRKYEAVKDEYDSLRKRYDDLIASHSSAVNKLELSQEEAKRLKKQYDTVLEERNSALRERNGLKQQCTAAIRQWDIALRERNEYREALAKVQQQHEEAVKEINQAMMLRMKASKDMKRLTEERNAALQEYSLIMGERDTVHKEIEKLGDDLTQAYTKNTHLETQNKQLLDEKKTLSYQIETLKREISSALQDRDEALKVCNELRQKFGDYSEGSSRDHKHRLELNSLSHERDSVSKEAEKETNTRDYATRDKQRMDNLEQANLELDKLRKSVDTLQGELEEAIQEAEVSKRRRDWAFSERDKIVLERESIRTLCDRLRKERDRAVSELAGALRDSDDIKKQRNEASKELKDLKEKIEFGDHALRTSQLAQIDESNDWEMIPIHVEPGRICLDSDRGDLGLILVGGRDSPYYPNDTGVYVAQVTQGSALDGKLRVNDCIVRVNNVDCTSVSTRVILETLRSSTVNPATLIVKRRRITRRSLRTTQLSVGTVPHGITLELGIYISKISPGSLAAKDGNLAVGDRVLNINSKPMDTITTAHEAMAILNDDTVDVLTITTLKGIPVPSAASSETVTIDGSFVAEKQKMVNSCSQTEQERMMLKASSDDYERRYLSTNYADRNVYKAAKSVSGEKASGISNAWDNFREKIDIVRGRKHSKERDESKKKGHRNSSPNTFEQEQDAIAELDSVIDSYHKKASNSNNGVLKRSKRRGTEKVEKNGGTWPKARGGPLIQNGTGTILHSRKSKERFPLSVLLHPPKYDNYNYNRISNPIPLTNFSNVNNRHTVYKAVETPLPSFTKTGQLFSQKPSFTPAVQFKDIPIDGGSKKPPSTEFESSASETGRLGSALAPSETSIDFSVKSGGAGRDVDSYFVNKRPQKYTTGSSSDTQVTTDTLQHNRVHSQLYSSGIGGSSTSAASTTSGPTSRQQLAPGNFPFPSHHPYAASSHLHHLHPHPITQHQNSLPSRYPSPPTMPSPAQSGESIGLPDARTYCFEPPYSPGPSQTTPTTYGHLHTPSVDLHYHKPRALPLGIPCDTSIYGHGYEGGTLPGRKEDQRIRIPSNTSVTSKSSVGKLSTGSIERTSERGSPMPTFHVEVLSPGTGSTSGIGSSGGTVRGSGSGNKRASMPDYCYSQPRPAPGELRRVHIDKSVEPLGIQISCLESGGVFVSTVYEHSLASQVGLQIGDQLLEVCGINMRSATYQLAANVLRQCGNSITMLVQYSPDKYTELEGSGSSSSSEAGDGAATGSRSGSPTPCNSPEAPRKSTVETLEPVEPERDATITIATTAPTVTTTAAPTMSTLRVEHMRPSASLEVRSTQEREREMRPSASLDNASFNIRKPELRSAATLDRLNRAQMQRQNAMRSPTQEDQNRKPPPSGEPRYLLIETRKCSNLGISLVGGNGVGIFVHSVQPGCLAEEAGLFAGDRILEYNGVDLRQATAEQAALELARPADKVTLVAQYMPERYNEVKDKPGDSFYVKALFDRTGEVGDSLQLRFSKDDILYVDNTMFNGTPGHWRAWIVDQTGRRQTCGIIPSKFKVEEELLLRRSLGDLEQDTGKRSDTRARRSFFRRKKQQPRSSSSRDSTKEISHLSTGHNLGWYSDSGSLNEDTLPASYQRVERLDYPTLRPVLIIGPLSECVVTRLLQEYPGQFTRCLAEAMHCSQSTLEQGLRDALYIDYRKKGSYFECTTVQAVKEICEKNTHCILDVSMASIERLHRHQIYPIVLLIKFKDRTQIKEVKDSRYPSDKISTKAAKEMFEQALKIEAEYKHYISAVIPAGVNVAYICTQVKASVDEEQSKALWIPRGGP; encoded by the exons ATGGCTTCTGGTGCATCCTCCTTGGACAGCGCTGGGAGTAGCG aTGGTGCACTCAACATGg AGGGGGATAGTGGAAGCTATGGCAGTGTTGGAAGCCCAGTCGGTGGCCCCGAATGTCGTAGCGACTACGACGGTTTGCAGGCTCAGTGTGATCAAGCGATGCATCAGCTTCAGCTACTTAGGCATAAGCACTCCGATACCATAAGACG GTGTGAGATTACTATGAAAGAATTGGAGTACTATCGGGGGCAACACATAGCAGTCATGAATCAACTGGAGGCCACATCGCAAGAGAGCTCCTCCTTACGAGCGAAATATGGCGATCTGGCGAACGACAAGCAACGATTGGACCGGGAGGTCCAGGCCCTCCAGAAGGAACTCTCGGAATTGCAGCGCATGCAGAACCAGGAGGTTCTCGTCGCCGATGCCACGGGCAACGATGCCATGAATCAGCACTATCTCTCCGCGTTACGAAAGTACGAAGCCGTTAAGGACGAATACGATTCCCTCAGGAAACGATACGATGATTTGATAGCGTCTCATTCATCCGCCGTCAATAAG CTAGAGCTATCGCAAGAGGAAGCTAAAAGGCTGAAGAAGCAATACGACACCGTTCTCGAGGAACGTAACAGCGCTCTTCGCGAGCGCAACGGTCTCAAGCAGCAGTGCACCGCCGCAATTCGTCAGTGGGACATCGCGCTGAGGGAGAGGAACGAGTATCGCGAGGCGCTTGCCAAAGTGCAGCAGCAGCACGAGGAGGCGGTCAAGGAGATCAACCAGGCGATGATGCTGCGCATGAAGGCCAGCAAGGATATGAAACGTCTCACCGAGGAACGAAACGCCGCCCTGCAGGAATACAGCTTAATCATGGGAGAACGTGACACGGTGCACAAGGAGATCGAGAAGCTGGGCGATGACCTCACGCAAGCGTACACGAAAAACACGCATCTGGAAACGCAGAACAAGCAGCTCCTCGACGAG AAGAAAACATTGTCTTATCAAATTGAGACACTGAAGAGGGAGATCTCTTCCGCATTGCAAGACAGAGACGAGGCTCTGAAGGTGTGTAACGAGTTACGGCAGAAATTCGGCGATTACTCCGAAGGTTCCAGCCGAGACCATAAGCATCGTCTGGAACTGAACTCGCTCAGTCACGAACGCGACAGCGTCAGCAAGGAGGCCGAGAAGGAGACCAACACGAGAGATTACGCGACGCGAGACAAGCAACGCATGGATAACTTGGAACAGGCTAATTTGGAGTTGGATAAACTCAGGAAATCCGTGGATACGCTTCAGGGGGAGCTCGAGGAGGCCATTCAAGAGGCCGAGGTGTCGAAGAGGAGGCGAGACTGGGCCTTCAGCGAGCGCGACAAGATAGTGCTGGAGCGAGAAAGCATAAGAACTCTGTGCGACAGATTACGGAAGGAACGTGATCGCGCGGTTTCCGAGTTAGCCGGCGCTCTGCGCGACTCCGACGACATCAAGAAGCAACGAAACGAGGCGTCCAAGGAGCTGAAGGATCTGAAGGAGAAGATCGAGTTCGGCGACCATGCGTTGCGAACCAGTCAGCTGGCGCAGATTGACGAGAGCAACGACTGGGAGATGATTCCGATTCACGTCGAACCCGGCAGAATCTGCTTGGATTCGGATCGCGGCGACTTGGGACTGATTCTCGTCGGCGGCCGCGACAGTCCGTACTATCCGAACGACACCGGCGTCTACGTCGCGCAGGTGACACAGGGTAGCGCCCTCGACGGCAAGCTACGGGTGAACGATTGCATTGTGCGAGTGAACAACGTCGACTGTACGTCCGTGTCGACCCGCGTGATATTAGAGACTCTGCGCTCGTCCACCGTGAATCCGGCGACGCTGATTGTGAAGCGGCGTCGGATAACCAGACGATCATTGAGAACTACGCAGCTGTCGGTCGGCACAGTGCCACACGGTATCACGCTAGAACTTGGAATCTACATCTCGAAAATATCGCCCGGCAGCTTGGCTGCCAAGGATGGGAACCTTGCCGTGGGAGACAGAGTATTAAAC ATTAATAGTAAACCCATGGATACAATAACTACAGCGCATGAAGCGATGGCCATTCTGAACGATGATACCGTAGACGTACTGACGATCACAACGTTGAAAGGTATTCCGGTACCATCCGCCGCCAGTTCGGAAACGGTGACGATAGACGGAAGTTTCGTCGCGGAGAAACAGAAGATGGTGAACAGCTGCTCGCAAACCGAGCAAGAGCGAATGATGCTGAAAGCCTCGTCGGACGATTACGAGAGACGATACTTATCGACGAATTACGCCGACCGCAACGTCTACAAGGCTGCGAAATCGGTGAGCGGCGAGAAAGCGAGCGGGATCAGCAACGCTTGGGACAATTTCCGGGAGAAGATCGACATAGTGCGTGGTCGCAAACACAGCAAGGAGCGCGACGAGAGCAAGAAGAAGGGTCACCGCAACTCTAGTCCGAACACGTTCGAGCAGGAGCAGGACGCGATAGCGGAGCTAGATTCGGTGATCGACAGCTACCACAAGAAAGCGAGCAACAGCAACAACGGCGTGTTGAAGCGCAGCAAGCGCCGCGGCACCGAGAAGGTCGAGAAGAACGGCGGCACGTGGCCGAAGGCGCGCGGCGGACCCCTCATACAAAATGGGACCGGTACTATATTGCACTCGCGAAAATCGAAAGAACGTTTTCCCCTCAGTGTACTCCTGCATCCACCGAAATACGATAACTATAATTACAATCGTATCTCCAACCCCATCCCTCTGACCAACTTTTCCAATGTCAATAATCGTCATACCGTTTACAAAGCAGTGGAGACCCCGCTACCGAGCTTCACCAAGACCGGGCAGCTCTTTAGCCAGAAGCCGTCGTTCACGCCGGCGGTGCAGTTCAAGGACATCCCGATCGACGGCGGCAGCAAGAAGCCGCCGTCGACGGAGTTCGAGAGCAGCGCGTCGGAGACCGGGCGACTTGGGTCCGCGCTGGCGCCGTCCGAGACCAGCATCGACTTCTCGGTCAAGTCCGGCGGTGCCGGCCGCGACGTCGACTCGTACTTCGTGAACAAACGGCCGCAAAAGTACACGACCGGCAGCAGTAGCGATACGCAGGTGACCACGGACACGCTGCAGCACAATCGCGTACACTCGCAGCTCTACTCGTCGGGCATCGGTGGCTCGTCCACGTCCGCCGCGTCGACCACCAGCGGGCCGACGTCGCGACAGCAATTGGCACCCGGTAACTTTCCGTTTCCCTCGCATCATCCGTACGCCGCGTCGTCGCACCTGCATCATTTGCATCCGCATCCCATCACTCAGCACCAGAACTCCCTGCCCTCGCGCTATCCCTCGCCACCGACGATGCCGTCGCCCGCGCAATCGGGCGAGTCCATAGGCCTGCCGGACGCGCGTACCTACTGTTTCGAGCCCCCGTACAGCCCCGGACCTTCGCAGACGACCCCGACCACTTACGGCCACCTGCACACGCCCTCCGTAGATCTGCACTATCACAAGCCACGTGCACTCCCGCTCGGTATACCCTGCGACACGTCTATCTACGGGCACGGATACGAAGGTGGCACATTGCCGGGCCGAAAGGAGGACCAGCGCATCCGTATACCGTCCAACACCAGCGTCACGTCCAAAAGTAGCGTTGGCAAGTTGTCCACCGGCAGCATAGAGAGAACCTCCGAGCGTGGCAGCCCGATGCCGACGTTTCACGTGGAGGTGTTGAGCCCGGGCACCGGCAGTACCAGCGGGATCGGCAGCAGCGGCGGCACCGTCAGAGGAAGCGGTAGCGGCAACAAACGCGCCAGCATGCCGGATTACTGTTACTCGCAGCCACGCCCGGCGCCCGGAGAACTGCGGAGAGTCCACATAGACAAGTCCGTGGAGCCGCTGGGAATCCAGATCTCCTGCCTGGAGAGTGGCGGCGTGTTCGTCTCTACCGTGTACGAGCACAGCCTGGCGTCGCAAGTCGGCCTACAGATCGGTGACCAATTGTTGGAGGTTTGCGGTATAAATATGCGGAGCGCGACCTACCAGCTGGCCGCCAATGTTCTACGTCAGTGCGGTAACTCGATTACAATGCTGGTGCAGTATAGCCCGGACA AATACACCGAGTTAGAAGGCTCGGGGTCCTCGAGTTCGTCGGAAGCCGGTGACGGAGCCGCAACCGGGAGTCGCAGCGGCTCGCCGACACCGTGCAACAGTCCGGAAGCACCGAGAAAGAGCACCGTGGAGACGTTGGAGCCTGTCGAGCCGGAACGCGACGCCACCATCACCATCGCCACCACCGCTCCCACCGtcaccaccaccgccgcgcCCACCATGAGCACGCTGCGCGTCGAGCACATGCGGCCGTCTGCCTCGTTGGAGGTGAGAAGCACGCAGGAGCGAGAACGCGAGATGAGGCCCTCCGCGTCGTTGGACAACGCGTCATTCAACATCCGCAAACCGGAGCTTCGCAGCGCCGCCACCCTGGATCGGTTGAATCGTGCACAGATGCAACGGCAAAACGCGATGAGGAGCCCCACGCAGGAGGACCAGAATCGGAAGCCGCCGCCGAGTGGTGAGCCGCGGTATCTGCTGATTGAGACCAGAAAGTGCTCGAATCTCGGTATATCGCTGGTAGGCGGGAACGGCGTTGGTATCTTCGTGCATTCCGTTCAGCCGGGCTGTCTCGCCGAGGAGGCCGGCCTGTTCGCCGGCGATAGGATCCTGGAGTACAACGGCGTGGATTTGAGGCAGGCGACCGCCGAGCAAGCGGCGCTTGAGCTGGCTCGACCGGCGGACAAGGTGACGCTAGTCGCTCAGTACATGCCGGAGCGGTATAACGAGGTCAAGGACAAGCCGGGCGACAGTTTTTACGTGAAGGCGCTATTTGATCGAACCGGCGAAGTGGGCGATAGCCTACAGCTGCGATTTAGTAAGGACGACATCTTGTACGTGGACAATACCATGTTCAATGGCACGCCGGGACACTGGCGCGCCTGGATAGTCGATCAGACCGGTCGTAGGCAGACTTGCGGGATAATTCCCAGCAAATTTAA GGTTGAGGAAGAATTGCTCTTACGACGGTCGCTAGGCGATTTGGAACAAGACACTGGCAAACGCAGCGATACCAGAGCGAGGAGAAGTTTCTTCCGTCGGAAAAAACAGCAGCCACGGTCATCCAGCAGCAGAGACAGTACCAAGGAAATATCGCATCTTTCCACGGGACACAATTTGGGATGGTACAGCGACAGTGGATCGTTGAACGAAGATACTCTTCCGGCGAGTTATCAGCGCGTCGAAAGACTCGATT ATCCCACTCTGAGGCCCGTGCTGATCATCGGTCCGCTCAGCGAATGCGTGGTAACGAGACTTTTGCAGGAATACCCGGGACAGTTCACCAGATGTCTGGCAGAGGCGATGCATTGTTCGCAGTCGACTTTGGAGCAAGGATTACGCGACGCGCTCTACATAGATTATAGGAAAAAAGGCAGCTACTTCGAATGCACGACAGTGCAGGCCGTTAAAGAGATATGTGAGAAG AATACGCACTGTATTTTGGATGTGTCGATGGCTTCCATCGAGAGGCTTCACAGACATCAAATTTACCCTATCGTTCTATTAATCAAATTCAAGGATAGAACGCAAATTAAGGAGGTAAAGGATTCCAGATATCCGAGCGACAAAATCAGTACAAAGGCTGCGAAAGAAATGTTTGAACAGGCGCTCAAGATAGAAGCGGAATATAAGCATTACATCTCCG CCGTGATTCCGGCGGGCGTGAATGTGGCATATATATGCACGCAGGTGAAAGCCTCGGTAGATGAGGAACAAAGCAAAGCGCTGTGGATTCCTAGAGGGGGTCCCTGA
- the Spz4 gene encoding uncharacterized protein Spz4 isoform X3 — protein sequence MRRMYGDENYISVLRTEFEKNDIELKYDEYYHHFADDLRQFQYDDDYEFIDDDRAKDNEYEGRGFTSRSFNDPIAKRMNKFSKLSEYTRPHFRPTERTTSSTTPPSTTTTSSTSSSTSTSATTLVTSSSTTPVSTSIVTSIEEVKTQTSATSTSSKFSNITTKVADSDSVVNSTTTTTTMTMSTSTSPSVTVAQIVKEQNFSINEIPGQNDRIDEELEEPEPEVVAYSEKTTIEDTTLEPAGTTRSIPTESLVDQEEEEEEETLGAATKTTVHEELIIAASHEQQQQFRPRPEYRPSGMAETSTNTGGQLYQDVAKDQQEQPVLKLRGVNACPVKEEVVAPFWANNTRGEVLALLNLYPFEQYVHWEKCTHENKQMYCRDGCRCEQQYRLHRLLAYDPNNECRGIFSDWFKFPSCCVCRCYDLPLEFRVTSRSPRTSHKRRIKVQSPTRNRYP from the exons ATGAGACGCATGTATGGGGACGAGAATTACATCAGTGTTCTCCGAACGGAATTCGAGAAGAACGATATCGAGCTAAAATACGACGAGTATTATCATCATTTCGCCGACGATCTGAG ACAATTCCAATATGACGATGATTACGAATTTATCGACGACGATCGGGCAAAGGATAACGAGTATGAAGGTCGCGGATTCACCAGTCGCTCCTTCAACGATCCTATCGCCAAGCGAATGAATAAGTTCTCGAAGCTCAGCGAGTACACCAGGCCGCATTTCAGGCCCACCGAACGTACAACTAGTTCGACCACCCCTCCGAGCACGACGACTACGTCTTCAACTTCGTCTTCGACGTCGACCAGCGCCACGACTCTCGTTACGTCGTCCTCAACGACGCCCGTGTCTACTTCTATCGTTACGAGCATAGAGGAGGTCAAGACTCAAACCTCCGCAACGTCAACTTCCTCAAAGTTTTCGAACATCACTACCAAGGTTGCGGATAGTGATTCTGTGGTGAATAGCACGACAActacgacgacgatgacgatgtcGACATCGACATCGCCGAGCGTTACCGTGGCTCAGATCGTCAAGGAACAAAATTTCAgcattaacgagattcccggGCAGAACGATAGGATCGATGAGGAGTTGGAGGAACCAGAACCAGAAGTGGTAGCGTATTCAGAGAAAACGACGATCGAAGACACAACTTTGGAACCAGCTGGAACGACGAGGAGTATCCCTACGGAATCGCTGGTTGAtcaggaagaggaggaggaggaagaaacgCTTGGCGCTGCTACAAAGACTACAGTACATGAAGAACTAATAATCGCAGCGAGTCATGAGCAACAGCAACAGTTCAGACCACGTCCTGAGTATCGGCCTTCGGGCATGGCTGAGACATCGACAAATACTGGAGGACAGCTTTATCAAGATGTAGCGAAGGATCAGCAGGAGCAGCCGGTGCTGAAGCTTAGAGGAGT GAACGCCTGTCCCGTCAAGGAGGAAGTGGTAGCGCCGTTTTGGGCCAATAATACTCGCGGCGAGGTCTTGGCCCTCCTCAATCTGTATCCCTTCGAGCAATATGTCCATTGGGAGAAGTGCAC ACACGAGAACAAGCAAATGTATTGCCGGGATGGATGCAGATGCGAGCAGCAGTATCGGCTGCATCGGCTGTTGGCTTACGACCCCAACAACGAGTGCCGCGGCATTTTCAGCGACTGGTTCAAGTTTCCCAGCTGTTGCGTCTGCCGTTGCTATGATCTGCCATTGGAATTTCGGGTGACGTCGCGTTCACCGCGCACCTCGCACAAACGACGAATCAAGGTGCAATCGCCAACGCGGAACCGTTACCCGTGA
- the Spz4 gene encoding protein spaetzle 4 isoform X1, whose translation MKAIAPFVLQVIALQLTRCQSGGGGGGGGPSTFGYDASSACSKPYSRAGRAHHEDLPCDFRQQNWCTIAGSSYPWHAVRRFVQENQGLMRRMYGDENYISVLRTEFEKNDIELKYDEYYHHFADDLRQFQYDDDYEFIDDDRAKDNEYEGRGFTSRSFNDPIAKRMNKFSKLSEYTRPHFRPTERTTSSTTPPSTTTTSSTSSSTSTSATTLVTSSSTTPVSTSIVTSIEEVKTQTSATSTSSKFSNITTKVADSDSVVNSTTTTTTMTMSTSTSPSVTVAQIVKEQNFSINEIPGQNDRIDEELEEPEPEVVAYSEKTTIEDTTLEPAGTTRSIPTESLVDQEEEEEEETLGAATKTTVHEELIIAASHEQQQQFRPRPEYRPSGMAETSTNTGGQLYQDVAKDQQEQPVLKLRGVNACPVKEEVVAPFWANNTRGEVLALLNLYPFEQYVHWEKCTHENKQMYCRDGCRCEQQYRLHRLLAYDPNNECRGIFSDWFKFPSCCVCRCYDLPLEFRVTSRSPRTSHKRRIKVQSPTRNRYP comes from the exons ATGAAAGCGATCGCGCCCTTCGTTCTTCAG GTGATTGCATTGCAGCTGACGAGATGCCAGagcggcggtggtggcggcggcggcgggccGAGCACGTTCGGATACGACGCTTCCTCGGCTTGCAGCAAACCGTACTCGCGCGCTGGACGCGCGCACCACGAGGATTTACCCTGTGACTTTCGCCAACAGAACTGGTGCACGATCGCCGGTAGCTCTTATCCTTG GCATGCGGTACGCCGATTTGTGCAAGAGAATCAGGGGTTGATGAGACGCATGTATGGGGACGAGAATTACATCAGTGTTCTCCGAACGGAATTCGAGAAGAACGATATCGAGCTAAAATACGACGAGTATTATCATCATTTCGCCGACGATCTGAG ACAATTCCAATATGACGATGATTACGAATTTATCGACGACGATCGGGCAAAGGATAACGAGTATGAAGGTCGCGGATTCACCAGTCGCTCCTTCAACGATCCTATCGCCAAGCGAATGAATAAGTTCTCGAAGCTCAGCGAGTACACCAGGCCGCATTTCAGGCCCACCGAACGTACAACTAGTTCGACCACCCCTCCGAGCACGACGACTACGTCTTCAACTTCGTCTTCGACGTCGACCAGCGCCACGACTCTCGTTACGTCGTCCTCAACGACGCCCGTGTCTACTTCTATCGTTACGAGCATAGAGGAGGTCAAGACTCAAACCTCCGCAACGTCAACTTCCTCAAAGTTTTCGAACATCACTACCAAGGTTGCGGATAGTGATTCTGTGGTGAATAGCACGACAActacgacgacgatgacgatgtcGACATCGACATCGCCGAGCGTTACCGTGGCTCAGATCGTCAAGGAACAAAATTTCAgcattaacgagattcccggGCAGAACGATAGGATCGATGAGGAGTTGGAGGAACCAGAACCAGAAGTGGTAGCGTATTCAGAGAAAACGACGATCGAAGACACAACTTTGGAACCAGCTGGAACGACGAGGAGTATCCCTACGGAATCGCTGGTTGAtcaggaagaggaggaggaggaagaaacgCTTGGCGCTGCTACAAAGACTACAGTACATGAAGAACTAATAATCGCAGCGAGTCATGAGCAACAGCAACAGTTCAGACCACGTCCTGAGTATCGGCCTTCGGGCATGGCTGAGACATCGACAAATACTGGAGGACAGCTTTATCAAGATGTAGCGAAGGATCAGCAGGAGCAGCCGGTGCTGAAGCTTAGAGGAGT GAACGCCTGTCCCGTCAAGGAGGAAGTGGTAGCGCCGTTTTGGGCCAATAATACTCGCGGCGAGGTCTTGGCCCTCCTCAATCTGTATCCCTTCGAGCAATATGTCCATTGGGAGAAGTGCAC ACACGAGAACAAGCAAATGTATTGCCGGGATGGATGCAGATGCGAGCAGCAGTATCGGCTGCATCGGCTGTTGGCTTACGACCCCAACAACGAGTGCCGCGGCATTTTCAGCGACTGGTTCAAGTTTCCCAGCTGTTGCGTCTGCCGTTGCTATGATCTGCCATTGGAATTTCGGGTGACGTCGCGTTCACCGCGCACCTCGCACAAACGACGAATCAAGGTGCAATCGCCAACGCGGAACCGTTACCCGTGA